The Pedobacter roseus genome contains a region encoding:
- a CDS encoding cupin-like domain-containing protein translates to MKFNLSPIDVVEDISKSDFELNYLKPRKPLVIKNMAKKWPAYQKWTMEYMKDIVGDKTVPLYDSSKADPSKPINASAAEMKFGDYIDLIKETPTDLRIFLFDPIKFAPKLLEDYIAPKELMGGFLDSYPNMFFGGKGSVTFLHYDIDLAHIFHTHFNGRKHVILFDYKWKERLYQIPYATYALEDYDVENPDFDKFPALKGVKGVEAFLEHGDTLFMPTGYWHWMKYLDGSFSISLRAWDKSWAVKAKSLYNLTLQRKFDDFMKANYREKYMHWKEELAVKRAIKALEKNLPK, encoded by the coding sequence ATGAAATTCAATTTATCTCCGATAGATGTAGTTGAAGACATATCTAAATCAGATTTCGAGCTGAACTACCTTAAACCACGTAAACCTTTGGTAATTAAAAACATGGCAAAGAAATGGCCGGCTTACCAAAAGTGGACAATGGAATACATGAAGGATATTGTTGGCGATAAAACAGTTCCGCTTTACGACAGTTCGAAAGCTGATCCTTCTAAACCGATTAATGCGTCGGCCGCTGAAATGAAATTTGGTGATTATATTGATCTGATTAAGGAAACACCGACAGACCTGCGCATTTTTTTATTCGATCCGATAAAGTTTGCACCGAAATTACTGGAAGATTATATAGCCCCAAAAGAGTTAATGGGTGGCTTTTTAGATAGTTATCCGAATATGTTTTTTGGAGGAAAAGGCTCTGTTACCTTCTTGCATTACGATATCGACCTGGCACACATTTTCCATACCCACTTTAACGGGAGGAAACATGTTATCCTGTTTGATTATAAATGGAAGGAGCGGTTATACCAGATTCCTTATGCCACTTATGCGCTGGAAGATTATGATGTAGAAAATCCTGATTTTGATAAATTCCCGGCATTAAAAGGCGTGAAGGGAGTGGAAGCTTTTTTAGAGCATGGCGATACCTTATTTATGCCCACTGGTTATTGGCACTGGATGAAATACCTTGATGGATCTTTCTCCATCAGCTTAAGGGCATGGGATAAAAGCTGGGCTGTAAAAGCAAAAAGCTTGTATAACTTAACTTTACAGCGTAAATTTGACGACTTTATGAAAGCAAATTACCGAGAAAAATACATGCACTGGAAAGAAGAACTTGCGGTTAAAAGAGCAATTAAAGCGTTAGAAAAAAATTTACCAAAATAA
- a CDS encoding DUF3050 domain-containing protein encodes MHPNIIKIQESITSLKQEIINHKVYSAISELEDLRIFMEHHIFAVWDFMSLLKALQINLTCTSLPWFPVGDPVTRQLINEIVAGEESDVDAGGAIKSHFELYLDAMDQCGANTKPINDFLNALKSGKSFSEAFDIAHVPAAAKDFVKATFETINSGKTHLQAASFTFGREDLIPNMFYSMVNDLNSTQADKVSIFKYYLERHIEVDGDHHSHLALSMTEKLCEKDETFWAEAEETTKQALQKRIDLWDAAYGEIVKNKVEA; translated from the coding sequence ATGCATCCAAACATTATAAAAATACAAGAAAGTATTACCTCTCTTAAACAGGAAATTATTAACCACAAGGTTTATTCGGCTATTAGCGAACTGGAAGATCTGCGCATTTTTATGGAACACCATATTTTTGCCGTTTGGGATTTTATGTCGTTACTTAAGGCTTTACAGATTAACCTTACCTGCACAAGCTTGCCCTGGTTCCCGGTTGGTGATCCGGTTACCAGACAGTTGATCAATGAAATTGTTGCCGGAGAAGAATCGGATGTGGATGCCGGTGGTGCCATTAAAAGCCATTTCGAACTGTATTTAGATGCGATGGATCAATGCGGAGCAAACACAAAACCCATTAATGATTTTTTAAACGCTTTAAAAAGCGGTAAAAGTTTTAGTGAAGCGTTTGACATAGCCCATGTTCCTGCTGCTGCCAAAGATTTCGTGAAGGCTACATTCGAAACGATTAACAGCGGTAAAACGCATTTACAGGCAGCCAGTTTTACCTTCGGACGTGAGGATCTGATCCCGAATATGTTTTACAGTATGGTAAATGATTTGAACAGCACCCAGGCCGATAAAGTATCGATTTTTAAATATTACCTCGAGCGCCATATCGAAGTGGATGGCGATCACCATAGCCATTTGGCGCTTTCTATGACAGAAAAACTCTGCGAAAAAGACGAAACATTTTGGGCCGAAGCAGAAGAAACTACAAAACAGGCCTTACAAAAAAGGATCGACCTTTGGGATGCCGCTTATGGCGAAATTGTTAAAAATAAAGTTGAAGCGTAA
- a CDS encoding cupin-like domain-containing protein, protein MSFILKPVDIVENITPEDFKKNYLKTKRPLVIRGLTKDWPAREKWTTEYLKEIGGDLEVPLYDNSKADPSKPINAATAHMKFGDYLDLIKREPTELRIFFFNLFKKVPSLINDVKIPKDLMGGFIESMPAMFFGGSNSVTFLHYDIDLPHIFHTHFGGRKHIVLFDNKWKDRLYCLPNATYALEDYDVANPDFEKFPALNGVEGYEVFLEHGDTLFMPTGMWHWMKYLDGSFSLSLRAWDQSITRKVASVWSLFTHGAIDSLIKMTFKEKYAHWREKKAVKIAEKALANGKP, encoded by the coding sequence ATGAGTTTCATTTTAAAACCTGTTGATATTGTTGAGAATATCACTCCTGAAGATTTTAAGAAAAATTATTTGAAAACTAAACGTCCGTTAGTCATCAGGGGCCTTACCAAAGATTGGCCTGCAAGAGAAAAATGGACGACTGAATATTTAAAAGAAATTGGTGGCGACCTAGAGGTTCCACTTTACGATAACTCTAAAGCTGATCCTTCAAAACCAATCAATGCGGCTACTGCACACATGAAATTTGGCGATTATCTTGACCTGATTAAACGTGAGCCAACTGAATTGAGGATTTTCTTTTTTAACCTCTTTAAAAAAGTGCCTAGCTTAATCAATGATGTAAAAATCCCTAAAGATTTAATGGGTGGTTTTATTGAGAGCATGCCTGCTATGTTTTTTGGAGGTTCTAATTCGGTAACCTTTTTACATTACGATATCGATTTGCCTCATATTTTCCATACTCACTTTGGTGGCAGAAAACATATCGTTCTTTTCGATAATAAATGGAAAGACAGACTATATTGCTTACCAAATGCAACTTATGCTTTGGAAGATTACGATGTTGCCAATCCTGATTTCGAAAAATTCCCTGCGCTAAACGGTGTTGAGGGTTATGAAGTTTTCTTAGAGCATGGCGATACTTTATTTATGCCAACCGGTATGTGGCACTGGATGAAATATCTGGATGGCTCATTCTCTTTAAGCTTAAGGGCATGGGATCAATCGATTACCCGTAAAGTAGCAAGTGTTTGGAGTTTATTTACCCATGGTGCGATTGATAGTTTAATTAAAATGACTTTTAAAGAAAAATATGCTCACTGGAGAGAGAAAAAAGCTGTTAAAATTGCTGAAAAGGCTTTAGCAAACGGCAAACCATAA
- a CDS encoding sugar O-acetyltransferase → MDINTLTEKQKMLAGKAYQAGGEELSKERLKAREIVFEFNNLAPKFIKQRKELLKRLFGKTERMFYIEPPFRCDYGYNIEIGDNFYANFNLVILDCAKVSIGNSVFIAPNVAIYTAGHPIHAHLRDQEYEWAQEVTIGNSVWIGGNAVINPGVKIGSNVVIGSGSVVTRDIPDNVFAAGNPCRVIRQLTDEDKDYYYKDFKLGE, encoded by the coding sequence ATGGATATCAACACACTTACCGAAAAACAAAAAATGCTTGCAGGCAAAGCTTATCAGGCTGGTGGCGAAGAACTTTCGAAAGAAAGATTAAAAGCCCGTGAAATCGTTTTCGAATTTAATAACCTCGCCCCAAAATTTATTAAACAGCGGAAAGAGTTATTAAAAAGACTATTCGGAAAAACGGAAAGAATGTTTTATATAGAACCTCCGTTTAGATGTGATTACGGCTATAACATCGAAATTGGAGATAATTTTTATGCAAACTTTAACCTGGTTATTTTAGACTGCGCAAAAGTAAGCATTGGAAACAGCGTTTTTATCGCACCAAATGTAGCCATTTATACAGCGGGCCATCCCATCCATGCACATTTAAGGGATCAGGAATATGAATGGGCGCAGGAAGTGACCATTGGCAATAGTGTGTGGATTGGTGGAAATGCAGTAATAAACCCCGGCGTAAAAATCGGATCGAATGTGGTAATCGGATCAGGTAGCGTGGTGACGAGGGATATTCCGGATAACGTTTTCGCCGCAGGAAACCCATGCAGGGTAATCCGCCAGTTAACTGATGAGGATAAGGATTATTATTATAAGGATTTTAAGTTGGGAGAGTAA
- a CDS encoding S41 family peptidase — translation MKTALPFLFVFFTFLSGFAQRISKAEAIADIDYLHQVIRAAHYNPFLYTTEVKYTQKINQVKSTIPDSIETRLFTLKLEEITGLIDDAHTAPTFIQSIFKADFRKPVFLPLSFVADKKGKTYSDGKALPGIIPAGAEIISVNGTSVQKFYQESALRVGGLQTYRNEIAIKMIGYNLYLSGIRPPFKIAYQYQHKKEVKTIENGSILRDLIGDAFPNLVGKPYSFKILEDKVAWIELNTLEGDYHPYLKFFDSCFTVIKQKKIKTLAIDIRKNTGGNSINADLLLGFFNSKKYTLSGGKNWKISQLYKDQLIKQGDSSNNYLKQPNNSTWQRPNCEPYDPKYASDEAFFNGRVYMITGAMTFSSANMLANGVKKFKLAMLIGEPTGENTNDFGEAYRFQLPNSKIGFSVSTSLDFGADCNDKTKHPVLPDHEIETSYLDKIKGLDPVLQYMLKVSE, via the coding sequence ATGAAAACAGCACTACCTTTTTTATTTGTGTTTTTCACTTTCTTGTCGGGTTTTGCACAACGGATTTCTAAAGCAGAAGCCATTGCTGATATCGACTACCTCCACCAGGTAATCAGAGCGGCACATTACAACCCGTTTTTATACACTACAGAGGTTAAATACACACAAAAAATAAATCAGGTAAAAAGTACTATTCCCGATTCAATTGAAACCAGACTCTTCACCTTAAAACTTGAAGAAATAACAGGTCTTATTGATGATGCCCACACTGCACCCACTTTTATACAATCTATATTTAAGGCAGATTTCAGGAAACCTGTTTTTTTACCCTTATCATTTGTTGCTGATAAAAAAGGTAAAACCTATTCGGATGGAAAAGCATTACCGGGTATTATTCCTGCAGGTGCGGAAATCATTTCAGTAAACGGAACTTCTGTTCAAAAGTTTTATCAGGAAAGTGCATTACGCGTAGGTGGGCTTCAAACTTACCGCAATGAGATAGCCATTAAAATGATCGGCTATAACCTATACCTTTCGGGTATAAGGCCCCCTTTTAAAATCGCTTATCAGTATCAGCACAAAAAAGAAGTTAAAACAATTGAAAATGGAAGTATTTTAAGAGATTTAATAGGCGACGCATTTCCAAACCTGGTTGGTAAGCCTTATTCATTTAAAATATTGGAAGATAAGGTTGCCTGGATCGAATTAAATACCTTAGAGGGCGATTATCACCCTTATCTGAAATTTTTCGATTCGTGCTTTACGGTAATAAAACAGAAAAAGATCAAAACCCTTGCCATCGATATCAGAAAAAACACAGGAGGCAATTCTATCAATGCAGATTTACTTTTAGGCTTTTTTAATTCAAAAAAATATACCTTATCTGGTGGAAAAAACTGGAAAATAAGTCAGCTGTATAAAGATCAATTAATTAAGCAGGGCGATAGCAGTAATAATTACCTGAAACAGCCTAACAATAGTACCTGGCAAAGGCCAAACTGCGAACCCTATGATCCAAAATATGCCAGTGATGAAGCCTTTTTTAATGGCAGGGTTTATATGATCACAGGAGCCATGACATTCTCGAGCGCAAATATGCTTGCAAATGGCGTAAAGAAATTTAAACTGGCAATGCTAATTGGAGAACCTACCGGAGAAAACACAAACGATTTTGGCGAAGCTTACCGCTTTCAATTGCCAAACAGTAAAATCGGTTTCAGTGTATCAACAAGTT